DNA sequence from the Hoylesella buccalis ATCC 35310 genome:
TTTTGAGCGACGAGTAGTTTGTGACTCAATAAACTGAACAACTTACAAACTCATATACTCACAAACTTATAAACTCATCAACTCATGAACTTACAAACTCATCAAATCAAATTCCCTACACCGTCATAATTTCTTTTGTCTTGTCTTCCAGCAGACTGTCTACCTGCTTGATGAACTTGTCGTGAATCTTTTGCAACTCGTTCTCAGCGTCCTTTCCCGCATCTTCAGACAGTCCGTCTTTAATGGCTTTCTTGAGTTTGTCTTTAATTTCAGAGCGCACGTTGCGCACTTCAATCTTCGATTTTTCACCAATCTTGTTGCACTGTTTCACCAAATCACGACGACGTTCCTCGGTAGGTTGGGGGATACCCAGACGGATAATCTCGCCATTGTTCTCTGGTGTGATGCCCACGTCAGAATCCATGATGGCCTTTTCGATGTCCCGGATAGCCTTTTTGTCCCACGGTTTGATGGCGATGGTGCGCGCATCAGGTACAGAGACATTGGCAACTTGGTTGAGAGGAACCATGGATCCGTACGAACTGACCATCACTCCGTCCAAGATAGCTACGTTTGCGCGTCCCGCACGAATGCGGTTCAATTGCTCTTCTAAAAATGTGGTAGCCATCTGCATGCGCTCTTCGGCGCTTTGTAATGTAGATTTTACGTCAATCATATCTTTTCTTGCATTAGAGTTAGTATTGTACAAAAATACGCAATTACCAGGAAATAAGCAACTGTTTGCTGGAAATTGTTTTACGTTATGGGGCCGGAGAGGTGTGGTGTTGTTGGTTTTTCTTCAACCCGTAGAACTGCGTTTTATCCCTGTTTGAAGGTTTTTTGGCTCATCATGATTCTTGTTGCTGGATGCGCTTCAGCTCGGCTTCCACCTGGTTTGTCAACGCAACAAACTGTGCTACGGACAACTGTTCGGGCCGCTTGGTCATCAGTTCACCTGCATAGAATTCGGCGGACGCATCCTCACCTGGGAACAGCTGTCGTAGGCTTACCCGCAACATCTTGCGCCGTTGGTTGAAAACTGTTTTGACAACTCGCTTGAAGAACATTTCGTCACAACCCAGATTGTGCACCTCGTTTCGCGTCATGCGTATAACCGCACTCTTTACTTTGGGTGGCGGGTTGAACACATGTTCGTCTACGGTGAACAGATATTCCACATGATACCAAGCTTGTATCAAGACCGACAGGATGCCATACGCCTTGTTGCCTGGTTCAGAAGCGATGCGTTGTGCCACTTCGCGCTGTATCATGCCGGTGCAGCAGGGGATGAGATCTTTGTAGTCGAGCATCTTAAAAAAGATTTGCGAGGAGATGTCATACGGATAGTTGCCCGTCAAGACAAACTGCC
Encoded proteins:
- the rsmA gene encoding 16S rRNA (adenine(1518)-N(6)/adenine(1519)-N(6))-dimethyltransferase RsmA, giving the protein MKIVKPKKNLGQHFLTDLSIAKRIADTVDACPDIPILEIGPGMGVLTQYLVEKSREVKAVEIDRESVAFLRENFPKLRDNIIGQDFLRMDLQQVFDGRQFVLTGNYPYDISSQIFFKMLDYKDLIPCCTGMIQREVAQRIASEPGNKAYGILSVLIQAWYHVEYLFTVDEHVFNPPPKVKSAVIRMTRNEVHNLGCDEMFFKRVVKTVFNQRRKMLRVSLRQLFPGEDASAEFYAGELMTKRPEQLSVAQFVALTNQVEAELKRIQQQES
- the frr gene encoding ribosome recycling factor; its protein translation is MIDVKSTLQSAEERMQMATTFLEEQLNRIRAGRANVAILDGVMVSSYGSMVPLNQVANVSVPDARTIAIKPWDKKAIRDIEKAIMDSDVGITPENNGEIIRLGIPQPTEERRRDLVKQCNKIGEKSKIEVRNVRSEIKDKLKKAIKDGLSEDAGKDAENELQKIHDKFIKQVDSLLEDKTKEIMTV